Proteins from a genomic interval of Aquila chrysaetos chrysaetos chromosome 20, bAquChr1.4, whole genome shotgun sequence:
- the MITF gene encoding microphthalmia-associated transcription factor isoform X9 produces MVLPYVNPSNWSSVEQRILQSLLSQPLSSMLEMLEYNHYQVQTHLENPTKYHIQQAQRQQVKQYLSTTLANKHANQALSLPCPNQPGDHVMPPGTGSSAPNSPMAMLTLNSNCEKEGFYKFEEQSRVESECPALNTHSRASCMQMDDVIDDIISLESSYNEEILGLMDPALQMANTLPVSGNLIDLYGNQSMPPPGLNISNSCPANLPNIKRELTACIFPTESEARALAKERQKKDNHNLIERRRRFNINDRIKELGTLIPKSNDPDMRWNKGTILKASVDYIRKLQREQQRTKELENRQKKLEHANRHLLLRIQELEMQARAHGLSLVPSTGLCSPDMVNRVIKQEPVLDNCNQDIMPHHTDLSCTTTLDLTDGTITFSDNLGNVTEPTGTYSVPAKMGSKLEDILMDDTLSPVGVTDPLLSSVSPGASKTSSRRSSVSMEDTDHAC; encoded by the exons ATGGTGCTTCCATATGTGAATCCCTCAAACTGGAGTAGCGTAGAGCAAAGGATATTGCAGTCGCTTCTCTCGCAACCTCTAAGTAGTATGCTGGAAATGCTTGAGTATAATCATTATCAG GTGCAGACTCACCTTGAGAATCCAACCAAGTACCATATTCAGCAAGCCCAGCGGCAGCAGGTAAAGCAGTACCTCTCTACCACTCTAGCAAATAAACATGCCAACCAAGCCCTGAGCTTGCCATGTCCAAACCAGCCCGGTGATCATGTCATGCCGCCTGGAACTGGAAGCAGCGCGCCCAACAGCCCAATGGCTATGCTTACCCTTAACTCCAACTGTGAAAAAGAG ggATTTTATAAATTTGAAGAGCAAAGCAGGGTTGAGAGTGAGTGCCCGGCTCTGAATACACACTCACGAGCATCATGCATGCAG ATGGATGATGTGATCGATGACATAATTAGTCTGGAGTCAAGTTACAATGAAGAAATCCTTGGCTTGATGGACCCAGCCCTGCAAATGGCAAATACG ttgccTGTGTCTGGCAATTTGATTGACCTTTATGGCAACCAAAGCATGCCTCCTCCAGGACTAAACATCAGCAACTCATGTCCAGCTAATCTTCCTAATATAAAAAGGGAGCTCACAG CATGTATTTTTCCTACAGAGTCAGAAGCGAGAGCATTGGCTAAggagaggcaaaagaaagacaaTCACAACTTGA ttgAACGAAGAAGAAGATTTAATATTAATGATCGTATAAAAGAACTAGGCACTTTGATACCCAAGTCAAATGACCC GGATATGCGCTGGAATAAGGGAACGATTCTAAAAGCCTCGGTGGACTACATCCGTAAGCTGCAAAGAGAACAGCAACGCACGAAGGAGCTTGAGAACAGACAGAAGAAGTTGGAACATGCCAACAGGCACCTGCTGCTCAGAATACAG GAACTTGAGATGCAAGCTCGGGCACACGGACTGTCCCTTGTTCCATCTACAGGCCTTTGCTCCCCTGACATGGTCAACAGGGTCATCAAACAAGAACCTGTGCTGGACAACTGCAACCAAGACATCATGCCGCACCACACAGACCTGTCTTGCACTACCACCCTCGATCTCACTGACGGTACCATCACCTTCAGTGACAACCTCGGAAACGTGACTGAACCGACTGGCACTTACAGCGTTCCTGCAAAAATGGGATCCAAACTGGAAGATATCTTGATGGACGATACCCTCTCCCCTGTCGGAGTAACTGACCCGCTGCTTTCCTCTGTGTCCCCTGGAGCATCGAAGACGAGTAGCAGGCGGAGCAGCGTGAGCATGGAGGACACCGATCATGCTTGTTAG
- the MITF gene encoding microphthalmia-associated transcription factor isoform X11: MVLPYVNPSNWSSVEQRILQSLLSQPLSSMLEMLEYNHYQVQTHLENPTKYHIQQAQRQQVKQYLSTTLANKHANQALSLPCPNQPGDHVMPPGTGSSAPNSPMAMLTLNSNCEKEMDDVIDDIISLESSYNEEILGLMDPALQMANTLPVSGNLIDLYGNQSMPPPGLNISNSCPANLPNIKRELTACIFPTESEARALAKERQKKDNHNLIERRRRFNINDRIKELGTLIPKSNDPDMRWNKGTILKASVDYIRKLQREQQRTKELENRQKKLEHANRHLLLRIQELEMQARAHGLSLVPSTGLCSPDMVNRVIKQEPVLDNCNQDIMPHHTDLSCTTTLDLTDGTITFSDNLGNVTEPTGTYSVPAKMGSKLEDILMDDTLSPVGVTDPLLSSVSPGASKTSSRRSSVSMEDTDHAC; this comes from the exons ATGGTGCTTCCATATGTGAATCCCTCAAACTGGAGTAGCGTAGAGCAAAGGATATTGCAGTCGCTTCTCTCGCAACCTCTAAGTAGTATGCTGGAAATGCTTGAGTATAATCATTATCAG GTGCAGACTCACCTTGAGAATCCAACCAAGTACCATATTCAGCAAGCCCAGCGGCAGCAGGTAAAGCAGTACCTCTCTACCACTCTAGCAAATAAACATGCCAACCAAGCCCTGAGCTTGCCATGTCCAAACCAGCCCGGTGATCATGTCATGCCGCCTGGAACTGGAAGCAGCGCGCCCAACAGCCCAATGGCTATGCTTACCCTTAACTCCAACTGTGAAAAAGAG ATGGATGATGTGATCGATGACATAATTAGTCTGGAGTCAAGTTACAATGAAGAAATCCTTGGCTTGATGGACCCAGCCCTGCAAATGGCAAATACG ttgccTGTGTCTGGCAATTTGATTGACCTTTATGGCAACCAAAGCATGCCTCCTCCAGGACTAAACATCAGCAACTCATGTCCAGCTAATCTTCCTAATATAAAAAGGGAGCTCACAG CATGTATTTTTCCTACAGAGTCAGAAGCGAGAGCATTGGCTAAggagaggcaaaagaaagacaaTCACAACTTGA ttgAACGAAGAAGAAGATTTAATATTAATGATCGTATAAAAGAACTAGGCACTTTGATACCCAAGTCAAATGACCC GGATATGCGCTGGAATAAGGGAACGATTCTAAAAGCCTCGGTGGACTACATCCGTAAGCTGCAAAGAGAACAGCAACGCACGAAGGAGCTTGAGAACAGACAGAAGAAGTTGGAACATGCCAACAGGCACCTGCTGCTCAGAATACAG GAACTTGAGATGCAAGCTCGGGCACACGGACTGTCCCTTGTTCCATCTACAGGCCTTTGCTCCCCTGACATGGTCAACAGGGTCATCAAACAAGAACCTGTGCTGGACAACTGCAACCAAGACATCATGCCGCACCACACAGACCTGTCTTGCACTACCACCCTCGATCTCACTGACGGTACCATCACCTTCAGTGACAACCTCGGAAACGTGACTGAACCGACTGGCACTTACAGCGTTCCTGCAAAAATGGGATCCAAACTGGAAGATATCTTGATGGACGATACCCTCTCCCCTGTCGGAGTAACTGACCCGCTGCTTTCCTCTGTGTCCCCTGGAGCATCGAAGACGAGTAGCAGGCGGAGCAGCGTGAGCATGGAGGACACCGATCATGCTTGTTAG
- the MITF gene encoding microphthalmia-associated transcription factor isoform X12 gives MVLPYVNPSNWSSVEQRILQSLLSQPLSSMLEMLEYNHYQVQTHLENPTKYHIQQAQRQQVKQYLSTTLANKHANQALSLPCPNQPGDHVMPPGTGSSAPNSPMAMLTLNSNCEKEMDDVIDDIISLESSYNEEILGLMDPALQMANTLPVSGNLIDLYGNQSMPPPGLNISNSCPANLPNIKRELTESEARALAKERQKKDNHNLIERRRRFNINDRIKELGTLIPKSNDPDMRWNKGTILKASVDYIRKLQREQQRTKELENRQKKLEHANRHLLLRIQELEMQARAHGLSLVPSTGLCSPDMVNRVIKQEPVLDNCNQDIMPHHTDLSCTTTLDLTDGTITFSDNLGNVTEPTGTYSVPAKMGSKLEDILMDDTLSPVGVTDPLLSSVSPGASKTSSRRSSVSMEDTDHAC, from the exons ATGGTGCTTCCATATGTGAATCCCTCAAACTGGAGTAGCGTAGAGCAAAGGATATTGCAGTCGCTTCTCTCGCAACCTCTAAGTAGTATGCTGGAAATGCTTGAGTATAATCATTATCAG GTGCAGACTCACCTTGAGAATCCAACCAAGTACCATATTCAGCAAGCCCAGCGGCAGCAGGTAAAGCAGTACCTCTCTACCACTCTAGCAAATAAACATGCCAACCAAGCCCTGAGCTTGCCATGTCCAAACCAGCCCGGTGATCATGTCATGCCGCCTGGAACTGGAAGCAGCGCGCCCAACAGCCCAATGGCTATGCTTACCCTTAACTCCAACTGTGAAAAAGAG ATGGATGATGTGATCGATGACATAATTAGTCTGGAGTCAAGTTACAATGAAGAAATCCTTGGCTTGATGGACCCAGCCCTGCAAATGGCAAATACG ttgccTGTGTCTGGCAATTTGATTGACCTTTATGGCAACCAAAGCATGCCTCCTCCAGGACTAAACATCAGCAACTCATGTCCAGCTAATCTTCCTAATATAAAAAGGGAGCTCACAG AGTCAGAAGCGAGAGCATTGGCTAAggagaggcaaaagaaagacaaTCACAACTTGA ttgAACGAAGAAGAAGATTTAATATTAATGATCGTATAAAAGAACTAGGCACTTTGATACCCAAGTCAAATGACCC GGATATGCGCTGGAATAAGGGAACGATTCTAAAAGCCTCGGTGGACTACATCCGTAAGCTGCAAAGAGAACAGCAACGCACGAAGGAGCTTGAGAACAGACAGAAGAAGTTGGAACATGCCAACAGGCACCTGCTGCTCAGAATACAG GAACTTGAGATGCAAGCTCGGGCACACGGACTGTCCCTTGTTCCATCTACAGGCCTTTGCTCCCCTGACATGGTCAACAGGGTCATCAAACAAGAACCTGTGCTGGACAACTGCAACCAAGACATCATGCCGCACCACACAGACCTGTCTTGCACTACCACCCTCGATCTCACTGACGGTACCATCACCTTCAGTGACAACCTCGGAAACGTGACTGAACCGACTGGCACTTACAGCGTTCCTGCAAAAATGGGATCCAAACTGGAAGATATCTTGATGGACGATACCCTCTCCCCTGTCGGAGTAACTGACCCGCTGCTTTCCTCTGTGTCCCCTGGAGCATCGAAGACGAGTAGCAGGCGGAGCAGCGTGAGCATGGAGGACACCGATCATGCTTGTTAG
- the MITF gene encoding microphthalmia-associated transcription factor isoform X10 gives MVLPYVNPSNWSSVEQRILQSLLSQPLSSMLEMLEYNHYQVQTHLENPTKYHIQQAQRQQVKQYLSTTLANKHANQALSLPCPNQPGDHVMPPGTGSSAPNSPMAMLTLNSNCEKEGFYKFEEQSRVESECPALNTHSRASCMQMDDVIDDIISLESSYNEEILGLMDPALQMANTLPVSGNLIDLYGNQSMPPPGLNISNSCPANLPNIKRELTESEARALAKERQKKDNHNLIERRRRFNINDRIKELGTLIPKSNDPDMRWNKGTILKASVDYIRKLQREQQRTKELENRQKKLEHANRHLLLRIQELEMQARAHGLSLVPSTGLCSPDMVNRVIKQEPVLDNCNQDIMPHHTDLSCTTTLDLTDGTITFSDNLGNVTEPTGTYSVPAKMGSKLEDILMDDTLSPVGVTDPLLSSVSPGASKTSSRRSSVSMEDTDHAC, from the exons ATGGTGCTTCCATATGTGAATCCCTCAAACTGGAGTAGCGTAGAGCAAAGGATATTGCAGTCGCTTCTCTCGCAACCTCTAAGTAGTATGCTGGAAATGCTTGAGTATAATCATTATCAG GTGCAGACTCACCTTGAGAATCCAACCAAGTACCATATTCAGCAAGCCCAGCGGCAGCAGGTAAAGCAGTACCTCTCTACCACTCTAGCAAATAAACATGCCAACCAAGCCCTGAGCTTGCCATGTCCAAACCAGCCCGGTGATCATGTCATGCCGCCTGGAACTGGAAGCAGCGCGCCCAACAGCCCAATGGCTATGCTTACCCTTAACTCCAACTGTGAAAAAGAG ggATTTTATAAATTTGAAGAGCAAAGCAGGGTTGAGAGTGAGTGCCCGGCTCTGAATACACACTCACGAGCATCATGCATGCAG ATGGATGATGTGATCGATGACATAATTAGTCTGGAGTCAAGTTACAATGAAGAAATCCTTGGCTTGATGGACCCAGCCCTGCAAATGGCAAATACG ttgccTGTGTCTGGCAATTTGATTGACCTTTATGGCAACCAAAGCATGCCTCCTCCAGGACTAAACATCAGCAACTCATGTCCAGCTAATCTTCCTAATATAAAAAGGGAGCTCACAG AGTCAGAAGCGAGAGCATTGGCTAAggagaggcaaaagaaagacaaTCACAACTTGA ttgAACGAAGAAGAAGATTTAATATTAATGATCGTATAAAAGAACTAGGCACTTTGATACCCAAGTCAAATGACCC GGATATGCGCTGGAATAAGGGAACGATTCTAAAAGCCTCGGTGGACTACATCCGTAAGCTGCAAAGAGAACAGCAACGCACGAAGGAGCTTGAGAACAGACAGAAGAAGTTGGAACATGCCAACAGGCACCTGCTGCTCAGAATACAG GAACTTGAGATGCAAGCTCGGGCACACGGACTGTCCCTTGTTCCATCTACAGGCCTTTGCTCCCCTGACATGGTCAACAGGGTCATCAAACAAGAACCTGTGCTGGACAACTGCAACCAAGACATCATGCCGCACCACACAGACCTGTCTTGCACTACCACCCTCGATCTCACTGACGGTACCATCACCTTCAGTGACAACCTCGGAAACGTGACTGAACCGACTGGCACTTACAGCGTTCCTGCAAAAATGGGATCCAAACTGGAAGATATCTTGATGGACGATACCCTCTCCCCTGTCGGAGTAACTGACCCGCTGCTTTCCTCTGTGTCCCCTGGAGCATCGAAGACGAGTAGCAGGCGGAGCAGCGTGAGCATGGAGGACACCGATCATGCTTGTTAG